A genomic window from Thunnus thynnus chromosome 12, fThuThy2.1, whole genome shotgun sequence includes:
- the yeats2 gene encoding YEATS domain-containing protein 2 isoform X1, whose translation MSGIKRKIEGSDPDYEDISLVQNSKRNKAAEHNARDAAVQKIETIIREQFSLEMKNKEHEIDVISQRLNEARRMMDKLRACIVANYYANAGLSKLPEQASKSDPAVLNHPAIRRFLESPSRSSSPLNQGSDTPSLAHSESESLSQHGEGAERDGEGAWREDSSGQERRPGRNTGKDTFGVPSILGAEQRVTYHTTGEEASRLYAKKTIVVGNVSKYIPPDKREENDQSTHKWMVYVRGSRREPSINHFVKKIWFFLHPSYKPNDLVEVSEPPFHLTRRGWGEFPVRIQIHFKDPRNKRIDIIHQLKLDRTYTGLQTLGAETVVDVELHRNSLGDDYIPQPSSSKVTHRAASPMSASLAQTYGRSSSPISHDSGLEKGYIKAEMGRSAGGHSSGLTAGERTPTRPKASDRITLGSHGNSAFQPITASCKIIPQGQPPSPAESPGKSFQPITMSCKIVSGSPISTPSHSPLPRTPTTSTPVHSKQSSSSVLNNPYIIVDKPGQVIGMASSSAASTGSPSAKQSAAQGTRSPAPKVHTGTFLSSGVKVIIKQEPGEVSTQQQQMVSTVTTQQQPAATAAHQFVAVKGGHMISMSAQKQAGGATGATTSKMLGIPVSSTLQSAVKQVAISSGQILVAKGNPSVSKVMGGKQVLAQGVAKAIVSGASSISGQQAAAKAAGGSSGKSGVMATLQLPANNLANLANLPPGTKLYLTTNSKNPSGKGKLLLIPQGAILRASSAGQQSQSSSSAGAGGSQTSSSSSSSSLPSNLSYTSYILKQTPQGTFLVGQPAQGSGKQGGSSSTGHAASSPATVTQQAIRVTAGQKAAILAQVVGGSQGAQVKLSDGSVKTVTAAAAGHLSKPGTTTLRMTGGVITAASSTPSSASAATAAGQQQAADGGKSASQHHSLLVAANQAAVISAAKSASAAAGGSLSKTAMATLVKGAGNSATMTKSAAGSAGAVVTVAKGITNMPVLSMSKGAGVGTVVGVPKSSGTSLVNAASLVSGMAAGGGKTGATLSGMLKIHSGGSSSQQTVLTIPANQLKQLGVGTGSGGLQTILMPVGKVVSKGPVSSTPSSSSSSSTAPGAAGAGASPSPASQASPSLALPLAQVKTEPGAGTAVTAGPSPPVTAPVPTSVHVSTAATIVKQEQGADNSAHDLINTEHIETMMQLLTAVVKKYPLIVPDKTEDSHPFCASSTEQYYSWNIGKRRASELQRAVAVKRVVQDVLDHSPRLQALTPPKTREVVQWCRQRGYTPPDPEPQRKNDDESIEDILTQIDNEPECPSTLSSCDELMLRLEQMQALLKTEPEEADDEIVDIVTVTPPCQKLKVKEEEQEADVEPKFFLGPCVSAQFVSETAQQIGVTFQPVEVEKNLFAPVVEAMILKATEQFASDILREALAGAYAKSPQNRAPREITAMNIHQAVCSVPTCDFLTNTHMGYLAKDN comes from the exons ATGTCAGGaattaaaaggaaaatagaAGGCAGTGATCCCGACTATGAGGACATTTCGCTGGTCCAAAATAGTAAGAGAAACAAAGCGGCTGAACATAATG CCCGAGATGCAGCCGTGCAGAAGATCGAAACCATCATTAGAGAGCAGTTTTCTTTGGAGATGAAGAACAAAGAGCATGAGATAGATGTGATAAGTCAG cGACTCAATGAAGCCCGCAGGATGATGGACAAGTTAAGGGCATGCATAGTGGCCAATTACTATGCCAACGCTGGGTTGTCAAAGCTCCCAGAG CAGGCCTCCAAGAGTGACCCTGCAGTGCTGAACCATCCAGCTATCCGGCGATTTTTGGAGTCCCCATCCCGCTCCTCTTCCCCTCTCAACCAGGGCTCTGATACTCCATCTCTGGCCCACTCGGAATCCGAGTCCCTCTCACAGCATGGGGAAGGAGCtgagagggatggagagggcGCATGGAGGGAGGACAGCAGCGGGCAGGAACGCAGACCTGGACGCAACACAGGGAAA GATACATTTGGTGTGCCATCGATCTtgggagcagagcagagagtgaccTACCACACCACAGGAGAAGAGGCATCCAGACTCTATGCAAAGAAGACAATTGTAGTTGGGAATGTGTCCAA GTACATTCCCCCAGATAAGCGGGAAGAAAATGACCAGTCAACTCATAAATGGATGGTGTACGTCAGAGGCTCCAGGAGGGAACCCAGCATCAACCACTTTGTGAAGAAAATCTGGTTCTTCTTGCATCCCAGCTACAAACCCAATGACCTAGTGGAAGTCAG TGAACCTCCCTTTCATTTAACACGTCGCGGTTGGGGTGAATTTCCTGTGAGGATCCAGATCCACTTCAAAGATCCTCGCAACAAACGTATTGACATCATCCACCAGCTAAAG CTGGACAGAACATACACTGGGCTTCAGACACTGGGGGCAGAAACT GTGGTGGATGTGGAGCTCCATAGGAACTCGCTAGGGGATGATTACATCCCTCAGCCGTCTTCCTCCAAGGTGACTCACAGAGCAGCCAGCCCCATGTCGGCCTCCCTTGCCCAGACTTATGGACGCTCCAGTTCTCCCATCTCACATGATTCCGGTTTAGAGaaag GTTACATCAAAGCAGAGATGGGGAGATCTGCAGGGGGTCATAGCTCAGGCCTCACTGCCGGTGAACGCACCCCAACCAGACCTAAAGCTAGTGACAGGATCACTCTGGGTTCCCATGGCAACTCCGCCTTCCAGCCTATCACAGCGAGCTGTAAGATCATTCCCCAAGGACAGCCACCAAGCCCCGCTGAGTCTCCTGGGAAATCGTTCCAACCAATCACTATGAGCTGTAAAATAGTTTCAG GATCACCCATCTCCACCCCGAGCCACTCACCGCTGCCTCGCAcacccaccacctccacccctGTCCACAGCAAGCAGAGCTCTTCCTCGGTGCTCAACAACCCTTATATCATTGTTGACAAGCCAGGCCAGGTGATTGGCATGGCTTCCTCATCTGCCGCCTCCACAG GAAGCCCCTCAGCCAAACAGTCTGCTGCTCAAGGCACTCGCTCTCCAGCCCCCAAAGTTCACACCGGCACCTTCCTCTCATCAGGGGTGAAG GTTATTATCAAGCAGGAGCCGGGGGAAGTTTcgacacagcagcagcagatggttTCCACAGTAACCACCCAGCAGCAACCTGCCGCTACAGCAGCACACCAGTTTGTCGCAGTGAAGGGAGGTCACATGATCTCCATGTCGGCCCAGAAACAGGCAGGAGGGGCCACAGGGGCCACAACTAGCAAG ATGTTGGGCATCCCTGTCAGCTCAACACTTCAGTCTGCAGTCAAACAGGTGGCTATTAGCAGTGGACAGATTCTGGTCGCCAAGGGCAACCCCTCCGTCTCCAAGGTGATGGGTGGCAAGCAGGTTTTGGCTCAGGGAGTTGCAAAAGCTATCGTCAGCGGAGCCAGTAGCATCTCTGGTCAGCAGGCTGCTGCCAAGGCAGCTGGTGGTTCAAGTGGCAAGAGTGGAG tgaTGGCTACTCTTCAGCTGCCTGCAAACAATCTGGCTAATCTGGCCAACTTGCCTCCGGGCACCAAGCTCTACCTGACCACCAACAGTAAGAACCCCTCAGGGAAGGGCAAGCTGCTTCTCATCCCACAGGGAGCTATCCTCAGAGCCTCCAGTGCTG GTCAGCAGTCTCAGAGCAGCTCGTCGGCTGGCGCTGGGGGATCtcagacctcctcctcttcctcttcaagCAGTCTGCCTTCCAACCTCTCCTACACATCCTATATTCTTAAACAGACCCCGCAG GGCACCTTTCTGGTTGGCCAGCCAGCGCAGGGCTCAGGGAAGCAGGGGGGTTCCAGTTCAACAGGTCATGCAGCATCATCTCCAGCAACTGTTACCCAGCAGGCCATCCGGGTGACAGCTGGACAGAAGGCGGCTATCCTGGCTCAG GTGGTGGGAGGCTCCCAGGGTGCACAGGTGAAGTTGTCTGATGGCTCTGTTAAGACAGTAACAGCGGCGGCAGCAGGACATTTGTCCAAGCCGGGGACGACCACATTGAGGATGACAGGAGGAGTCATCACCGCCGCTAGTTCCACCCCCAGCTCTGCCAGTGCTGCGACAGCAGCCGGCCAGCAGCAG GCTGCTGATGGCGGGAAGTCTGCCTCTCAGCACCACTCTCTCCTGGTGGCAGCCAACCAAGCAGCAGTAATCAGTGCAGCAAAGAGCGCCAGCGCTGCTGCCGGCGGCAGCCTGTCTAAGACTGCTATGGCCACCTTGGTCAAGGGTGCTGGTAACTCGGCCACTATGACAAAAAGTGCTGCTGGTTCAGCTGGTGCTGTAGTAACAGTTGCCAAAGGCATCACCAACATGCCCGTCCTCAGCATGTCCAAGGGTGCAGGGGTGGGGACTGTGGTGGGTGTGCCCAAAAGCAGTGGTACATCATTGGTCAATGCAGCGTCACTGGTCAGCGGGAtggcagcaggaggagggaaGACAGGTGCAACTCTCTCAG gtatGCTGAAGATCCACTCTGGAGGTTCCAGCTCTCAGCAGACAGTCTTGACCATCCCTGCCAACCAGCTCAAGCAGCTGGGGGTTGGCACTGGTTCTGGAGGGCTGCAGACCATACTCATGCCTGTTGGGAAAG TGGTGTCTAAAGGCCCAGTCTCCAGtactccttcctcctcctcctcctcctccaccgctCCTGGAGCAGCTGGAGCTGGAGCCTCTCCAAGTCCTGCCAGCCAGGCCTCCCCCTCCCTTGCCCTGCCTCTGGCACAAG TGAAGACAGAGCCAGGTGCTGGCACAGCTGTCACAGCTGGTCCATCACCCCCGGTGACTGCTCCTGTCCCCACGTCTGTCCACGTTTCTACTGCGGCTACCATAGTCAAGCAGGAGCAAGGGGCAGATAATTCTGCACACGACCTCATCAA CACTGAGCACATAGAGACCATGATgcagctgctgacagctgttgtGAAGAAGTACCCTCTGATTGTGCCAGATAAGA ctgAAGACTCCCATCCATTCTGCGCCTCTTCGACAGAACAGTATTATTCCTGGAATATCGGAAAGCGCAGGGCATCAGAG CTTCAGCGAGCGGTGGCGGTAAAGCGGGTCGTCCAGGACGTGTTGGACCACTCGCCTCGCCTGCAGGCCCTTACTCCCCCAAAAACCAGAGAGGTGGTGCAGTGGTGCCGACAGAGGGGCTACACGCCACCTGACCCCGAACCCCAACGCAAGAATGACGACGAGTCCATCGAGGACATCCTCACACAGATCGACAACGAGCCTG AGTGCCCGTCGACTCTGAGTAGCTGCGATGAGCTGATGCTGCGGCTGGAGCAGATGCAAGCTCTGCTGAAGACCGAACCAGAGGAGGCAGACGACGAAATAGTGGACATAGTCACTGTGACACCACCTTGTCAGAAACTAAAGGTcaaagaggaggagcaggaagcGGACGTGGAGCCCAAGTTCTTCCTGGGTCCCTGCGTGTCCGCCCAGTTTGTCAGTGAAACAGCTCAGCAG ATCGGGGTAACCTTCCAGCCGGTCGAGGTGGAGAAGAATCTGTTCGCTCCAGTGGTTGAAGCCATGATTCTGAAG GCTACAGAGCAGTTTGCCAGTGACATCCTGAGAGAAGCTCTGGCTGGGGCCTACGCCAAATCCCCTCAGAACAG GGCTCCGAGAGAGATCACAGCCATGAACATCCACCAGGCGGTGTGTAGCGTCCCCACCTGTGACTTcctcaccaacacacacatgggTTACCTAGCGAAGGACAACTGA
- the yeats2 gene encoding YEATS domain-containing protein 2 isoform X3, with product MSGIKRKIEGSDPDYEDISLVQNSKRNKAAEHNARDAAVQKIETIIREQFSLEMKNKEHEIDVISQRLNEARRMMDKLRACIVANYYANAGLSKLPEQASKSDPAVLNHPAIRRFLESPSRSSSPLNQGSDTPSLAHSESESLSQHGEGAERDGEGAWREDSSGQERRPGRNTGKDTFGVPSILGAEQRVTYHTTGEEASRLYAKKTIVVGNVSKYIPPDKREENDQSTHKWMVYVRGSRREPSINHFVKKIWFFLHPSYKPNDLVEVSEPPFHLTRRGWGEFPVRIQIHFKDPRNKRIDIIHQLKLDRTYTGLQTLGAETVVDVELHRNSLGDDYIPQPSSSKVTHRAASPMSASLAQTYGRSSSPISHDSGLEKGYIKAEMGRSAGGHSSGLTAGERTPTRPKASDRITLGSHGNSAFQPITASCKIIPQGQPPSPAESPGKSFQPITMSCKIVSGSPISTPSHSPLPRTPTTSTPVHSKQSSSSVLNNPYIIVDKPGQVIGMASSSAASTGSPSAKQSAAQGTRSPAPKVHTGTFLSSGVKVIIKQEPGEVSTQQQQMVSTVTTQQQPAATAAHQFVAVKGGHMISMSAQKQAGGATGATTSKMLGIPVSSTLQSAVKQVAISSGQILVAKGNPSVSKVMGGKQVLAQGVAKAIVSGASSISGQQAAAKAAGGSSGKSGVMATLQLPANNLANLANLPPGTKLYLTTNSKNPSGKGKLLLIPQGAILRASSAGQQSQSSSSAGAGGSQTSSSSSSSSLPSNLSYTSYILKQTPQGTFLVGQPAQGSGKQGGSSSTGHAASSPATVTQQAIRVTAGQKAAILAQVVGGSQGAQVKLSDGSVKTVTAAAAGHLSKPGTTTLRMTGGVITAASSTPSSASAATAAGQQQAADGGKSASQHHSLLVAANQAAVISAAKSASAAAGGSLSKTAMATLVKGAGNSATMTKSAAGSAGAVVTVAKGITNMPVLSMSKGAGVGTVVGVPKSSGTSLVNAASLVSGMAAGGGKTGATLSGMLKIHSGGSSSQQTVLTIPANQLKQLGVGTGSGGLQTILMPVGKVKTEPGAGTAVTAGPSPPVTAPVPTSVHVSTAATIVKQEQGADNSAHDLINTEHIETMMQLLTAVVKKYPLIVPDKTEDSHPFCASSTEQYYSWNIGKRRASELQRAVAVKRVVQDVLDHSPRLQALTPPKTREVVQWCRQRGYTPPDPEPQRKNDDESIEDILTQIDNEPECPSTLSSCDELMLRLEQMQALLKTEPEEADDEIVDIVTVTPPCQKLKVKEEEQEADVEPKFFLGPCVSAQFVSETAQQIGVTFQPVEVEKNLFAPVVEAMILKATEQFASDILREALAGAYAKSPQNRAPREITAMNIHQAVCSVPTCDFLTNTHMGYLAKDN from the exons ATGTCAGGaattaaaaggaaaatagaAGGCAGTGATCCCGACTATGAGGACATTTCGCTGGTCCAAAATAGTAAGAGAAACAAAGCGGCTGAACATAATG CCCGAGATGCAGCCGTGCAGAAGATCGAAACCATCATTAGAGAGCAGTTTTCTTTGGAGATGAAGAACAAAGAGCATGAGATAGATGTGATAAGTCAG cGACTCAATGAAGCCCGCAGGATGATGGACAAGTTAAGGGCATGCATAGTGGCCAATTACTATGCCAACGCTGGGTTGTCAAAGCTCCCAGAG CAGGCCTCCAAGAGTGACCCTGCAGTGCTGAACCATCCAGCTATCCGGCGATTTTTGGAGTCCCCATCCCGCTCCTCTTCCCCTCTCAACCAGGGCTCTGATACTCCATCTCTGGCCCACTCGGAATCCGAGTCCCTCTCACAGCATGGGGAAGGAGCtgagagggatggagagggcGCATGGAGGGAGGACAGCAGCGGGCAGGAACGCAGACCTGGACGCAACACAGGGAAA GATACATTTGGTGTGCCATCGATCTtgggagcagagcagagagtgaccTACCACACCACAGGAGAAGAGGCATCCAGACTCTATGCAAAGAAGACAATTGTAGTTGGGAATGTGTCCAA GTACATTCCCCCAGATAAGCGGGAAGAAAATGACCAGTCAACTCATAAATGGATGGTGTACGTCAGAGGCTCCAGGAGGGAACCCAGCATCAACCACTTTGTGAAGAAAATCTGGTTCTTCTTGCATCCCAGCTACAAACCCAATGACCTAGTGGAAGTCAG TGAACCTCCCTTTCATTTAACACGTCGCGGTTGGGGTGAATTTCCTGTGAGGATCCAGATCCACTTCAAAGATCCTCGCAACAAACGTATTGACATCATCCACCAGCTAAAG CTGGACAGAACATACACTGGGCTTCAGACACTGGGGGCAGAAACT GTGGTGGATGTGGAGCTCCATAGGAACTCGCTAGGGGATGATTACATCCCTCAGCCGTCTTCCTCCAAGGTGACTCACAGAGCAGCCAGCCCCATGTCGGCCTCCCTTGCCCAGACTTATGGACGCTCCAGTTCTCCCATCTCACATGATTCCGGTTTAGAGaaag GTTACATCAAAGCAGAGATGGGGAGATCTGCAGGGGGTCATAGCTCAGGCCTCACTGCCGGTGAACGCACCCCAACCAGACCTAAAGCTAGTGACAGGATCACTCTGGGTTCCCATGGCAACTCCGCCTTCCAGCCTATCACAGCGAGCTGTAAGATCATTCCCCAAGGACAGCCACCAAGCCCCGCTGAGTCTCCTGGGAAATCGTTCCAACCAATCACTATGAGCTGTAAAATAGTTTCAG GATCACCCATCTCCACCCCGAGCCACTCACCGCTGCCTCGCAcacccaccacctccacccctGTCCACAGCAAGCAGAGCTCTTCCTCGGTGCTCAACAACCCTTATATCATTGTTGACAAGCCAGGCCAGGTGATTGGCATGGCTTCCTCATCTGCCGCCTCCACAG GAAGCCCCTCAGCCAAACAGTCTGCTGCTCAAGGCACTCGCTCTCCAGCCCCCAAAGTTCACACCGGCACCTTCCTCTCATCAGGGGTGAAG GTTATTATCAAGCAGGAGCCGGGGGAAGTTTcgacacagcagcagcagatggttTCCACAGTAACCACCCAGCAGCAACCTGCCGCTACAGCAGCACACCAGTTTGTCGCAGTGAAGGGAGGTCACATGATCTCCATGTCGGCCCAGAAACAGGCAGGAGGGGCCACAGGGGCCACAACTAGCAAG ATGTTGGGCATCCCTGTCAGCTCAACACTTCAGTCTGCAGTCAAACAGGTGGCTATTAGCAGTGGACAGATTCTGGTCGCCAAGGGCAACCCCTCCGTCTCCAAGGTGATGGGTGGCAAGCAGGTTTTGGCTCAGGGAGTTGCAAAAGCTATCGTCAGCGGAGCCAGTAGCATCTCTGGTCAGCAGGCTGCTGCCAAGGCAGCTGGTGGTTCAAGTGGCAAGAGTGGAG tgaTGGCTACTCTTCAGCTGCCTGCAAACAATCTGGCTAATCTGGCCAACTTGCCTCCGGGCACCAAGCTCTACCTGACCACCAACAGTAAGAACCCCTCAGGGAAGGGCAAGCTGCTTCTCATCCCACAGGGAGCTATCCTCAGAGCCTCCAGTGCTG GTCAGCAGTCTCAGAGCAGCTCGTCGGCTGGCGCTGGGGGATCtcagacctcctcctcttcctcttcaagCAGTCTGCCTTCCAACCTCTCCTACACATCCTATATTCTTAAACAGACCCCGCAG GGCACCTTTCTGGTTGGCCAGCCAGCGCAGGGCTCAGGGAAGCAGGGGGGTTCCAGTTCAACAGGTCATGCAGCATCATCTCCAGCAACTGTTACCCAGCAGGCCATCCGGGTGACAGCTGGACAGAAGGCGGCTATCCTGGCTCAG GTGGTGGGAGGCTCCCAGGGTGCACAGGTGAAGTTGTCTGATGGCTCTGTTAAGACAGTAACAGCGGCGGCAGCAGGACATTTGTCCAAGCCGGGGACGACCACATTGAGGATGACAGGAGGAGTCATCACCGCCGCTAGTTCCACCCCCAGCTCTGCCAGTGCTGCGACAGCAGCCGGCCAGCAGCAG GCTGCTGATGGCGGGAAGTCTGCCTCTCAGCACCACTCTCTCCTGGTGGCAGCCAACCAAGCAGCAGTAATCAGTGCAGCAAAGAGCGCCAGCGCTGCTGCCGGCGGCAGCCTGTCTAAGACTGCTATGGCCACCTTGGTCAAGGGTGCTGGTAACTCGGCCACTATGACAAAAAGTGCTGCTGGTTCAGCTGGTGCTGTAGTAACAGTTGCCAAAGGCATCACCAACATGCCCGTCCTCAGCATGTCCAAGGGTGCAGGGGTGGGGACTGTGGTGGGTGTGCCCAAAAGCAGTGGTACATCATTGGTCAATGCAGCGTCACTGGTCAGCGGGAtggcagcaggaggagggaaGACAGGTGCAACTCTCTCAG gtatGCTGAAGATCCACTCTGGAGGTTCCAGCTCTCAGCAGACAGTCTTGACCATCCCTGCCAACCAGCTCAAGCAGCTGGGGGTTGGCACTGGTTCTGGAGGGCTGCAGACCATACTCATGCCTGTTGGGAAAG TGAAGACAGAGCCAGGTGCTGGCACAGCTGTCACAGCTGGTCCATCACCCCCGGTGACTGCTCCTGTCCCCACGTCTGTCCACGTTTCTACTGCGGCTACCATAGTCAAGCAGGAGCAAGGGGCAGATAATTCTGCACACGACCTCATCAA CACTGAGCACATAGAGACCATGATgcagctgctgacagctgttgtGAAGAAGTACCCTCTGATTGTGCCAGATAAGA ctgAAGACTCCCATCCATTCTGCGCCTCTTCGACAGAACAGTATTATTCCTGGAATATCGGAAAGCGCAGGGCATCAGAG CTTCAGCGAGCGGTGGCGGTAAAGCGGGTCGTCCAGGACGTGTTGGACCACTCGCCTCGCCTGCAGGCCCTTACTCCCCCAAAAACCAGAGAGGTGGTGCAGTGGTGCCGACAGAGGGGCTACACGCCACCTGACCCCGAACCCCAACGCAAGAATGACGACGAGTCCATCGAGGACATCCTCACACAGATCGACAACGAGCCTG AGTGCCCGTCGACTCTGAGTAGCTGCGATGAGCTGATGCTGCGGCTGGAGCAGATGCAAGCTCTGCTGAAGACCGAACCAGAGGAGGCAGACGACGAAATAGTGGACATAGTCACTGTGACACCACCTTGTCAGAAACTAAAGGTcaaagaggaggagcaggaagcGGACGTGGAGCCCAAGTTCTTCCTGGGTCCCTGCGTGTCCGCCCAGTTTGTCAGTGAAACAGCTCAGCAG ATCGGGGTAACCTTCCAGCCGGTCGAGGTGGAGAAGAATCTGTTCGCTCCAGTGGTTGAAGCCATGATTCTGAAG GCTACAGAGCAGTTTGCCAGTGACATCCTGAGAGAAGCTCTGGCTGGGGCCTACGCCAAATCCCCTCAGAACAG GGCTCCGAGAGAGATCACAGCCATGAACATCCACCAGGCGGTGTGTAGCGTCCCCACCTGTGACTTcctcaccaacacacacatgggTTACCTAGCGAAGGACAACTGA